The Tripterygium wilfordii isolate XIE 37 chromosome 4, ASM1340144v1, whole genome shotgun sequence genome has a window encoding:
- the LOC119996208 gene encoding ribonucleoside-diphosphate reductase small chain → MPSIPEEPLLAPNPDRFCMFPIQYQEIWEMYKKAEASFWTAEEVDLSQDMRQWESLTNDERHFIKHVLAFFAASDGIVLENLAVRFMKEVQVAEARAFYGFQIAIENIHSEMYSLLLETYIKDSHEKHRLFHAVETIPCVAKKAEWALKWIDGSESFAERLIAFACVEGIFFSGSFCAIFWLKKRGLMPGLTFSNELISRDEGLHCDFACLLYRLMRTKLSEERVKGLIRDAVDIEREFVCDALPCALVGMNGALMSQYIEFVADRLLGALGYGKMYNVANPFDWMELISLQGKTNFFEKRVGEYQKAQVMSSLNGNGDTHEFKMDEDF, encoded by the coding sequence ATGCCTTCAATTCCAGAGGAGCCACTGCTCGCCCCGAACCCGGATCGGTTTTGTATGTTCCCGATCCAGTACCAGGAAATATGGGAGATGTACAAGAAGGCGGAGGCGTCCTTCTGGACGGCGGAGGAGGTCGACCTCTCCCAGGACATGCGTCAATGGGAATCCCTAACTAATGACGAGAGGCATTTTATCAAGCACGTGCTCGCCTTCTTCGCAGCCTCTGATGGGATAGTGCTTGAGAACCTCGCCGTCAGGTTCATGAAGGAAGTACAGGTTGCGGAGGCCCGGGCCTTCTACGGCTTTCAGATCGCGATCGAGAATATCCACTCTGAGATGTATAGTCTACTCCTCGAGACATACATCAAGGACTCGCACGAGAAGCATCGCCTCTTCCACGCCGTGGAGACCATCCCTTGCGTGGCCAAGAAGGCCGAGTGGGCCTTGAAATGGATCGACGGTTCAGAGTCCTTTGCCGAGAGATTGATCGCTTTCGCTTGCGTGGAAGGTATATTCTTCTCTGGAAGCTTTTGCGCGATATTTTGGTTAAAGAAGCGCGGATTGATGCCGGGATTGACCTTCTCGAACGAATTGATCTCGCGAGACGAGGGTTTGCACTGTGATTTCGCGTGCTTGTTGTACCGCTTGATGAGGACGAAACTGAGCGAGGAGCGCGTCAAGGGATTAATCAGGGATGCGGTcgatatagagagagagtttgTGTGCGACGCGCTTCCTTGCGCGTTGGTAGGGATGAATGGTGCCTTAATGAGTCAATACATCGAATTTGTGGCTGATAGGTTGTTGGGTGCGCTCGGGTACGGGAAGATGTACAATGTTGCAAACCCTTTTGATTGGATGGAGCTGATCTCCCTACAAGGGAAGACCAATTTTTTCGAGAAGAGAGTCGGGGAATATCAGAAGGCCCAGGTTATGTCGAGCTTGAATGGCAATGGTGACACCCATGAGTTCAAGATGGATgaagatttctag
- the LOC119995828 gene encoding uncharacterized protein LOC119995828 isoform X1, with protein sequence MDAIDSVFDPLREFSKDSVRLVKRIYEGGGPYSYWFRGDGICRVLREADIHPYQQHHRRIWLGQTVMVGSSVESEGK encoded by the exons ATGGACGCCATAGACTCAGTGTTCGATCCGCTCAGAGAGTTTTCCAAGGACAGCGTTCGCCTCGTCAAGAG AATTTACGAAGGTGGCGGTCCGTACAGCTATTGGTTTCGTGGTGATGGGATTTGTCGGGTTCTTCGTGAAGCTGATATTCATCCCTATCAACAACATCATCGTCGGATCTGGCTAG GTCAGACTGTAATGGTTGGCAGTTCAGTAGAATCAGAAGGGAAATGA
- the LOC119996822 gene encoding uncharacterized protein LOC119996822: MEEEGLHLGEEDLEPSTKQGELSLLGRLHHVRNITGEILSNTMKGIWKLRQHPSFRDLGGNLYAIVFDNEVDKLKIMEGRPWLFDRHLLVLQEMQSSVPVREIPFDDEVFWVQVHNLPLAAMTEKVGRLIGNSIGVCVDVDTQKNGIGWGPYLRIRVLISLHKPLPRGKKIDLPDRSVTVGFLYEFLPKFCYKCGRILHDKGGCLIVSSNRLHGDAEQPEYGSWMRAPSFMRRNVGMNSDDFRHKPSMSDDRKGADDENHGIDNLPLIVGIGVENQVQINSNIDSIYVSTSVLGPPGDGVNNSNEVVQVANCTETSGMVIQEMNSMIVLTDEKKRPKSSWKRRARLVNDHNMEIELDSGGVMNNQVDSVGKSGGLMLLWKEEIDITVHSYSLRHIHVTIKEGSGSLPWNITFFYGHPDVSKRKCSWDLLRFLSNTIHNQWLCVGDFNVISNGGEKVGGSDRGGTTMNDFNDALSDSNLVDLGFKGNKYTWSNRRKSPESFIKERLDRSLASLGWLQRWGTYHVEYLTTISSDHSCMYVCWDDRSLRRSALTRRFRYEPNLGAKDACHQLVRQQWVRRIDRGGAQSALSYLQLNLKFCGPKIQKWVVKERQRHAYTEKDLKSKLDSLIAKESHENQEAISAMRHQLQELCELEEKVLLNQSKQHWLKAGDQNTSFFHNSMKRRQNLKGIDKILDEGGCLRTTEPEIAEAFHAYCTSLFSAGSIVEDYSFLDSITRLVDADVNESLCRMLQETKFGMQFEVLVVKKLQAPMDFQRVFIIVIGILWEIVLWML; encoded by the exons ATGGAAGAGGAAGGTTTACACTTGGGAGAAGAAGATCTGGAACCTTCAACAAAGCAGGGGGAGTTAAGTCTATTAGGAAGGTTGCATCATGTGAGAAACATTACTGGAGAAATCCTTTCTAATACTATGAAAGGAATCTGGAAACTACGACAACACCCTTCGTTTAGAGATTTGGGTGGAAACTTGTATGCGATTGTGTTCGACAATGAGGTGGATAAATTGAAAATCATGGAGGGAAGACCGTGGTTATTTGATCGTCACCTTTTGGTTCTTCAAGAGATGCAGAGTTCTGTTCCTGTGAGGGAGATCCCGTTTGATGATGAGGTTTTCTGGGTACAAGTACACAATCTGCCACTTGCAGCAATGACGGAGAAAGTGGGTCGTCTCATTGGCAATTCAATAGGAGTTTGTGTTGATGTTGATACACAGAAGAATGGAATAGGGTGGGGTCCTTACCTTCGTATTCGAGTCTTGATTTCTTTACATAAGCCCCTCCCAAGGGGAAAGAAGATTGATTTGCCGGATAGATCTGTGACAGTAGGATTCTTATATGAGTTTCTACCAAAATTTTGTTACAAATGTGGCCGTATATTGCATGACAAGGGCGGCTGTTTGATTGTTAGTTCTAACCGTTTACATGGGGACGCGGAGCAGCCGGAGTATGGGAGTTGGATGAGGGCACCAAGTTTTATGAGGCGGAATGTTGGCATGAATAGTGATGATTTCCGACATAAGCCATCAATGTCCGATGATCGGAAGGGCGCCGATGATG AAAATCACGGGATTGATAATTTGCCTTTAATTGTGGGAATTGGTGTTGAAAATCAGGTCCAAATTAATTCAAATATTGATTCTATTTATGTATCAACATCAGTGTTGGGCCCACCTGGGGATGGGGTTAATAATTCCAAtgaggtggtccaggtggccaACTGTACGGAGACTAGTGGGATGGTGATACAGGAGATGAATTCTATGATAGTGCTAACAGATGAAAAAAAACGTCCAAAATCAAGTTGGAAAAGGAGAGCACGTTTGGTTAATGATCACAATATGGAGATTGAACTCGATTCTGGTGGAGTGATGAACAACCAAG TGGACTCAGTAGGGAAGAGTGGTGGTTTAATGCTTTTGTGGAAAGAAGAAATAGATATTACAGTACATTCTTATTCACTAAGGCATATTCATGTTACGATTAAAGAAGGGAGTGGTTCTCTCCCTTGGAATATAACCTTCTTTTATGGCCATCCTGATGTCTCTAAAAGGAAGTGCTCGTGGGACCTCTTGCGTTTTCTTTCAAATACTATCCACAATCAGTGGCTCTGTGTGGGGGATTTTAATGTCATATCAAATGGGGGGGAGAAGGTTGGTGGTAGTGATAGAGGGGGTACTACGATGAATGACTTTAATGATGCTTTATCAGATTCTAATCTTGTCGACCTGGGCTTCAAAGGAAATAAGTACACCTGGAGTAATAGGAGAAAAAGTCCGGAATCATTTATTAAAGAGAGGTTAGATCGGTCATTGGCTTCATTGGGTTGGTTACAAAGATGGGGTACCTATCATGTGGAGTATTTAACAACTATATCTTCGGATCACAGTTGTATGTATGTTTGCTGGGATGATAGATCATTAAGAAGAAGTGCTCTTACAAGAAGATTCAGATATGAACCAAATTTGGGTGCTAAAGATGCTTGCCACCAACTTGTGAGACAGCAGTGGGTCCGGAGAATTGATAGGGGAGGTGCTCAGTCTGCCTTATCGTATTTGCAGTTGAATTTAAAGTTTTGTGGTCCAAAAATTCAAAAGTGGGTAGtgaaagagagacagagacatgCGTATACAGAGAAAGATTTGAAGTCCAAACTTGATTCACTAATTGCAAAGGAGAGTCATGAAAATCAAGAAGCTATTTCGGCTATGAGACATCAGCTGCAAGAGCTATGTGAACTAGAAGAAAAGGTGCTGTTAAATCAAAGTAAACAACATTGGTTAAAAGCTGGTGATCAAAATACTAGTTTTTTCCATAATAGTATGAAGAGGAGGCAAAATTTAAAGGGCATTGACAAAATCCTGGATGAAGGTGGATGTTTGAGAACTACTGAACCGGAAATAGCTGAGGCTTTTCATGCCTACTGTACTAGTCTTTTCTCAGCTGGAAGTATTGTGGAGGATTATTCATTTTTAGATTCAATAACAAGGCTAGTTGATGCTGATGTTAATGAGTCTTTGTGTAGGATGTTACAAGAGACGAAATTTGGAATGCAGTTCGAAGTATTAGTAGTCAAAAAGCTCCAGGCCCCGATGGATTTTCAGCGGGTTTTTATCATAGTCATTGGGATACTGTGGGAGATAGTGTTGTGGATGCTGTGA
- the LOC119996254 gene encoding zinc finger protein 511-like gives MAMVVDSEGGELGFPYWTSLRRKFSPDSPFFASGNIERELLAKQVALDITEDERHQLQGLIDEEVSKDVLCPIFGCGARLKSLEDFEDHYNARHTASCSVCSRVYPTSRLLSIHVSEAHDSFFQAKVARGYVMYECLVEGCGSKFKNYKGRQRHLLDKHKFPKSFEFFKKVHPSKKQRQKNQHKQTTHMDEATSKMEVENETIDGLVSAVSKLSTSDSIPSSVSFGRRHSRGLTFVPRAVHRDKKQDSTPAATK, from the exons ATGGCGATGGTTGTGGATTCAGAAGGAGGCGAGTTAGGGTTTCCGTACTGGACCTCCCTTCGACGGAAATTCAGTCCTGACTCCCCCTTCTTTGCTTCCGGTAACATCGAGAGAGAACTCCTTGCCAAACAG GTTGCACTGGATATAACTGAAGATGAAAGGCATCAGCTTCAGGGTTTGATAGATGAGGAAGTCAG CAAGGATGTTTTATGTCCCATTTTTGGCTGTGGTGCACGGTTGAAATCATTGGAGGACTTTGAAGATCATTATAATGCAAGGCACACTGCTTCTTGTTCCGTCTGCTCAAGAGTTTATCCAACCTCTCGCCTGCTCAGTATACACGTGTCTGAAGCTCACGACTCTTTCTTTCAGGCAAAAGTTGCACGAGGCTATGTGATG TATGAATGTCTTGTTGAAGGCTGTGGTTCGAAGTTTAAGAACTACAAAGGTCGGCAACGGCATCTGCTGGACAAGCATAAGTTCCCCAAGTCCTTTGAGTTCTTCAAGAAAGTCCATCCGTCAAAGAAACAAAGACAGAAGAACCAACATAAACAAACTACTCATATGGATGAGGCGACAAGCAAAATGGAAGTGGAAAATGAAACCATTGATGGCCTTGTTTCGGCAGTCTCAAAGTTGAGCACCTCAGATTCCATTCCTTCTTCTGTCAGCTTTGGTCGTCGCCATTCTCGTGGGCTCACGTTTGTGCCCCGAGCTGTTCATCGCGACAAAAAGCAAGACTCCACTCCAGCTGCAACAAAGTGA
- the LOC119997763 gene encoding peroxidase 55-like: protein MEARTGLALLMILMVIGKGEAQLVEGFYGPTCPNLEAIVQQAVATKRSQTFVTIPATLRLFFHDCFVTGCDASVLIASPNGDAEKDAKDNLSLAGDGFDTVVKAKEAVEAQCPGIVSCADILALAARDVVVLAGGPSFAVELGRRDGLVSQASLVAGNLPEPEFDVAQLNAMFAKNNLSQLDMIALSGAHTLGFSHCDRFANRIYSFTPSSPVDPTLNPDYAKQLMEACPQNVDPSIAINMDPVTPQTFDNVYYQNLVAGKGLFTSDEVLFTDSASQSTVVEFANSPADFNAAFVTAMRKLGRVGVKTGRQGEIRRDCSAFNS from the exons atggAGGCAAGAACAGGATTGGCTCTGTTGATGATTTTGATGGTTATAGGGAAGGGAGAAGCCCAACTAGTGGAAGGTTTCTATGGCCCTACTTGTCCAAACTTGGAAGCAATAGTGCAGCAGGCAGTCGCCACAAAGCGCAGCCAAACCTTTGTGACTATTCCAGCCACCTTACGACTCTTCTTCCATGACTGCTTTGTGACG GGATGTGATGCCTCTGTCCTAATAGCATCACCAAATGGAGATGCAGAGAAGGATGCAAAAGATAACCTTTCCCTTGCCGGAGATGGTTTCGACACGGTggtaaaagcaaaagaagcagtAGAAGCACAATGCCCCGGAATAGTCTCATGTGCAGACATCTTAGCTCTTGCTGCGAGGGATGTTGTAGTTCTG GCAGGAGGACCTTCGTTCGCTGTCGAACTGGGACGTCGGGATGGCCTCGTCTCTCAAGCATCTCTTGTCGCTGGAAATTTGCCGGAACCTGAATTCGATGTTGCTCAACTTAATGCCATGTTTGCCAAGAACAATCTTAGCCAACTTGATATGATAGCACTCTCAGGAGCACACACTCTTGGCTTCTCTCATTGTGACCGGTTTGCAAACCGCATTTACTCGTTTACACCGTCTTCTCCTGTAGACCCTACACTGAATCCTGACTATGCAAAGCAGTTGATGGAAGCATGCCCTCAAAATGTAGACCCAAGCATAGCCATCAATATGGATCCTGTGACTCCACAAACTTTCGACAATGTGTACTACCAAAACTTAGTTGCAGGGAAAGGATTGTTTACCTCAGATGAGGTTCTGTTCACCGATTCTGCATCTCAGTCGACAGTCGTGGAGTTTGCCAACAGCCCAGCTGATTTTAATGCAGCCTTTGTCACCGCTATGAGAAAACTCGGAAGAGTGGGCGTGAAGACCGGTCGCCAAGGAGAGATAAGGAGGGACTGCTCTGCCTTCAACTCATGA
- the LOC119995828 gene encoding protein transport protein Sec61 subunit gamma isoform X2, whose translation MDAIDSVFDPLREFSKDSVRLVKRCHKPDRKEFTKVAVRTAIGFVVMGFVGFFVKLIFIPINNIIVGSG comes from the exons ATGGACGCCATAGACTCAGTGTTCGATCCGCTCAGAGAGTTTTCCAAGGACAGCGTTCGCCTCGTCAAGAGGTGCCACAAGCCCGATCGCAAAG AATTTACGAAGGTGGCGGTCCGTACAGCTATTGGTTTCGTGGTGATGGGATTTGTCGGGTTCTTCGTGAAGCTGATATTCATCCCTATCAACAACATCATCGTCGGATCTGGCTAG
- the LOC119997761 gene encoding protein NUCLEAR FUSION DEFECTIVE 4-like, which translates to MGRLKAGFGSFINNRWLVFVAAMWIQSCAGVGYLFGSISPVIKSSLGYNQRQLSKLGVAKDLGDSVGFLAGSLSEFLPLWAALLVGALQNLIGYGWVWLVVTGRAPVLPLWVMCILIFVGTNGETYFNTAALVSCVQNFPKSRGPVVGILKGFAGLGGAILTQIYYMIHSPDHANLIFMVAVGPAMVVVALMFFIRPVGGHRQVRPSDGSSFTIVYSVCLLLAAYLMGVMLVQDLLDVSHTITTIFTVIMIVLVLIPIVIPISLSFFMEPRGSLEEVLLPKPEEQEPGNSERDSHEVIFSEVEDEKPKEVDLLPAAERQKRIAQLQTKLAQAAAEGAVRVKRRRGPHRGEDFTLMQALIKADFWLMFVSLLLGSGSGLTVIDNLGQMSQSLGYDNTHIFVSMISIWNFLGRIGGGYFSEVVVRDYAYPRPVALAVAQFVMAIGHVFFAMGWPGAMHIGTLLIGLGYGAHWAIMPATASELFGLKKFGALYNFLTLGNPAGSLVFSGLIASHIYDREAEKQAHGHHNLIQNSGSILSGVLGVDESLKCQGSVCYFLTSLIMSGFCIVAVVLSMILVYRTKIVYAHLYGKSRT; encoded by the exons ATGGGCAGGTTGAAAGCAGGATTTGGATCGTTTATTAATAACAGATGGCTCGTATTTGTGGCTGCAATGTGGATTCAATCGTGTGCGGGGGTTGGGTATTTGTTTGGGAGCATATCGCCGGTGATAAAAAGCTCGTTGGGGTACAACCAGAGGCAGTTGTCGAAGCTGGGTGTGGCCAAGGATCTTGGTGACAGTGTTGGGTTTTTGGCTGGATCCTTGTCTGAGTTTTTGCCTTTATGGGCTGCTCTCCTTGTTGGAGCCTTGCAGAATTTGATTGGGTATGGCTGGGTGTGGCTTGTCGTCACAGGTCGAGCTCCAGTATTGCCTTTGTGGGTT ATGTGCATTCTTATATTTGTAGGAACCAATGGTGAAACCTACTTCAATACGGCTGCTCTTGTTTCTTGTGTACAAAACTTTCCCAAAAGTCGGGGTCCTGTGGTGGGGATATTGAAGGGCTTTGCTGGGCTGGGCGGCGCTATTTTGACTCAAATATATTACATGATCCACTCCCCTGATCATGCAAATCTAATATTCATGGTTGCAGTAGGGCCAGCAATGGTAGTCGTTGCTCTAATGTTCTTTATCAGACCTGTTGGGGGTCACAGACAAGTCCGGCCATCTGATGGATCGAGCTTTACTATTGTATATAGTGTGTGCCTATTATTGGCTGCATACTTGATGGGAGTCATGCTTGTCCAAGATCTGCTCGATGTGTCCCACACAATTACAACAATTTTTACGGTAATTATGATTGTTCTTGTATTGATTCCCATAGTGATTCCAATATCATTGAGTTTCTTCATGGAGCCAAGAGGTTCACTGGAAGAGGTTCTTCTACCTAAACCTGAGGAGCAAGAACCAGGTAACTCTGAGCGGGACAGTCACGAGGTCATATTCAGTGAAGTTGAGGATGAAAAGCCAAAGGAAGTCGACTTGCTTCCTGCAGCAGAAAGGCAAAAACGAATTGCCCAATTGCAAACAAAACTAGCCCAAGCAGCTGCAGAGGGAGCAGTGAGGGTCAAGAGGAGGAGGGGTCCACATAGAGGTGAAGACTTCACCTTGATGCAGGCTTTGATTAAGGCAGACTTTTGGCTCATGTTTGTCTCCCTTCTATTGGGTTCCGGATCCGGATTGACTGTGATTGATAACCTGGGTCAAATGAGTCAGTCTTTAGGATATGACAACACACATATTTTTGTATCCATGATTAGCATTTGGAACTTCCTTGGTCGTATTGGTGGGGGTTACTTCTCTGAGGTTGTTGTGAG GGACTATGCTTATCCAAGGCCGGTAGCGTTGGCTGTAGCCCAATTTGTTATGGCAATTGGACATGTCTTCTTTGCAATGGGATGGCCTGGGGCAATGCACATTGGTACTCTCTTGATTGGTCTTGGATATGGCGCCCATTGGGCAATTATGCCGGCTACCGCCTCAGAGTTGTTTGGCTTGAAAAAGTTTGGTGCTTTGTATAATTTCCTCACTCTGGGGAATCCAGCTGGTTCCCTTGTATTCTCTGGTCTAATTGCAAGCCATATATATGACCGTGAAGCTGAGAAGCAAGCTCATGGTCACCATAACCTAATACAGAATTCAGGTTCAATCTTATCTGGCGTTCTTGGCGTAGACGAGTCACTGAAGTGCCAAGGCTCTGTTTGCTACTTCTTAACTTCCTTGATAATGTCAGGATTTTGCATCGTTGCAGTAGTGTTGAGTATGATTCTTGTCTATCGAACGAAGATTGTCTATGCCCACCTTTATGGAAAATCTCGTACTTAA
- the LOC119995826 gene encoding 50S ribosomal protein L27, chloroplastic-like: MAAATAVSFSLANAFKGLSLSSASSASSFFNFDAGLIMPKSTVSMRPRLPVPLTIESAHKKGAGSTKNGRDSPGQRLGVKIFGNQVAKPGSIIVRQRGTKFHPGKNVGIGKDHTIFSLIDGLVQFEKFGPDRQKISVYAREVQPENPNSYRARKREYFRMQRERKKARREAFFQPQLVLASAAESNPIC; this comes from the exons ATGGCAGCAGCTACGGCAGTTAGCTTCAGCTTGGCTAATGCATTCAAGGGACTATCTCTATCTTCAGCGTCATCAGCATCTTCGTTCTTTAATTTCGATGCGGGGTTAATAATGCCCAAATCAACGGTTTCTATGCGGCCAAGATTACCGGTTCCTTTGACGATCGAGTCTGCGCACAAAAAAGGAGCCGGCAGCACCAAGAATGGACGAGACTCGCCAGGCCAGCGTCTCGGCGTCAAGATTTTCGGTAACCAGGTCGCAAAGCCCGGCTCAATTATTGTGCGCCAGCGCGGCACCAAG TTTCACCCGGGAAAGAATGTGGGGATAGGCAAGGACCACACCATTTTCTCATTGATTGATGgacttgttcaatttgaaaagtTTGGGCCTGACAGGCAGAAG ATCAGTGTTTACGCACGAGAGGTACAGCCTGAGAACCCCAACAGTTATCGAGCAAGGAAGAGGGAGTACTTCAGGATGCAGCGTGAACGTAAGAAGGCTAGAAGGGAAGCCTTTTTTCAGCCGCAGCTGGTCCTAGCATCTGCTGCAGAGAGCAATCCTATTTGCTAA